The nucleotide window GAGCTGCCGACCCGATTGAGGTTGCTTACCTAGCTCACGTGGTGCCTGATATCGAGCAGCCTTGGGCCGTCTCGTCCCCGTTATCGCTGGACGACCTAACAGTAGAAGACTTCAACGATCTGCTGCATGAGTGGGAGAGCGAACTGCGTGAGTCAGGCTTTAGCAGCGATCAGTTTCAGTATGTGCAGGCCGACCATGACCGGGTGCTGCTGGTGGGTCTGATGACAGACGATCTATCTTCCCATCAGTTTCAGGACGGGCTAGAAGAACTGACCCGGCTGGTAGAAAGCGCTAGAGGCGAGGTAGTGGGAACAGTGGTGCAGAAGCGATCGCAACCCCACCCCCAAACCGTCATCGGTCAGGGCAAGGTCAGCGAAGTGGGGCTTCAAGCCCAAACGCTAGGAGCCAACCTGATCGTCTTTGACCGTGACCTAACAGCTACCCAAATTCGTAACTTAGAGCAAACTTTGGGTGAGCGGGTGGTCGATCGCACTGCCGTTATCCTCGACATCTTTGCCCAGCGGGCTCAGTCTCAGGCAGGCAAACTGCAGGTCGAGCTGGCCCAGCTAGAGTACCTGCTGCCTCGGCTACGGGGCCGAGGACAGTCGTTATCGCGCTTAGGCGGCGGCATTGGCACACGAGGCCCCGGTGAAACCAAGCTAGAAACCGAGCGACGCACCATTCAACGGCGGATCGATCAGCTGCAGCAAGAGGTCAACCAGCTCCAGGCCCACCGTGCTCGCCTGCGTCAGCAGCGGGAGCAGCAGGAAATTCCAGTCGTGGCTCTAGTTGGCTACACCAATGCAGGCAAGTCCACCCTGCTCAATACCTTGACCCAGGCCGAAGTCTATACCGCCGATCAGCTCTTTGCCACCCTCGACCCGACCACCCGACGGCTCACCTTAACCCAAACCGACCCAGAGGCAGGAACTCAGGAACGCCACGATATCTTGCTCACCGATACCGTAGGTTTCATCCATCACCTGCCGCCTGCGCTGATAGATGCCTTTCGCGCCACCCTAGAAGAGGTGACCCAGGCTACTGCCCTGCTGCACGTGGTAGACCTCTCACACCCCGCCTGGCAGAGCCATATCGAATCTGTCGAAGAGGTCTTACAGTCTCTGCCAGCAATGTCTGGGCCAATTCTACTAGTGTTCAACAAAATTGATCAGGTGAACTCAGAGCAGTTAGCCACTGCTCAGCAAACCTATCCCGATGCAGTCTTCATCTCTGCGACCCAGCGCTTGGGCCTAGAGACCTTGCGACAGCGGCTGCAGCTTGACCAGCCAACTGCAGTAGCCTGACAAAACATAAGTAGCCTAGATTAGGCCCTGCGAAGCTCACCTACGAAGTTAAGCCGACGCACTTAGAGCAGTTTGGCTAGGGTGTGTCGTTATCCCAGCGCGAGCACAAGAGACATCCAGCAGGGCTACTGGCTCAGTTAACTATCTAACAAGACAAGATGAGATTTATCATCTAACAGCACGCTGCCCTCCTGCTGTAGCTTCCCCAGCAACCGAGTAATCGTGACGCGAGTAGTGCAGCAGGCACTGGCCAAGTCTTCGTGAGTGAGGCGGATACTCAGCCGAATGCCCTGATCAACCGCTTCTCCCACCTCCACCTTCAAAAATTCCAGCATCTGGCGCAGTCTTTTCTCAGCGTTAGGCTCGCCTGAAATAGCTAGCAGCAGTTCGGTCTGCTGCAGGCGGTGAGCCGTTCCCACAAACAGATGATGAGT belongs to Pseudanabaena sp. FACHB-2040 and includes:
- the hflX gene encoding GTPase HflX, whose translation is MASVSGNVQGLKNSQIKQLQQLYQERLTSDGVVSLKLAHNLGKLSKAMHRPLCCYLDRRGQVVEVAVGTPEQTQLSPEALPRRSTERLSGIRCIAVQSHAPDQAALVAMLRQRLDALVVLVPAADGAADPIEVAYLAHVVPDIEQPWAVSSPLSLDDLTVEDFNDLLHEWESELRESGFSSDQFQYVQADHDRVLLVGLMTDDLSSHQFQDGLEELTRLVESARGEVVGTVVQKRSQPHPQTVIGQGKVSEVGLQAQTLGANLIVFDRDLTATQIRNLEQTLGERVVDRTAVILDIFAQRAQSQAGKLQVELAQLEYLLPRLRGRGQSLSRLGGGIGTRGPGETKLETERRTIQRRIDQLQQEVNQLQAHRARLRQQREQQEIPVVALVGYTNAGKSTLLNTLTQAEVYTADQLFATLDPTTRRLTLTQTDPEAGTQERHDILLTDTVGFIHHLPPALIDAFRATLEEVTQATALLHVVDLSHPAWQSHIESVEEVLQSLPAMSGPILLVFNKIDQVNSEQLATAQQTYPDAVFISATQRLGLETLRQRLQLDQPTAVA